ACGATTGCCTTCTTTTGTCAAATTCGATTTACAAGTAAAAATATAGCGAACTACCAAAACGtcatatgtgtatatacatatgtacatatatacatagtTATACTATATCAGCTGGAAATGATAAGAACCCTTTGCTAAAttatatgttcatttttatcttaattttcattttcatttttattttttttattacagaCTTATTGAAATATACTTAGGAAACGATGCATGctataatgatataattgCAACATTTAGAGATACagttttaaaaacaataattgGTCAACATCTtgatacaaatatattttctaataAATATACAGACATAAACAAAAGTATTGACACAGATAATATTACCATTCCAGAACAAGCTATGATAAATACCAAGATGATAAATTTTgatgtttataaaaatgtagtTGTTCATAAAACTGCatattattctttttttttgccAATTACATGTGGTTAGGATAAACAAtagttttaaatattattaataaaaataaaaataaaaaaaaaatgaaaaaattaatataaacaCAAAATAACTGTATAACATATATTGTtggattttttatttatataataattatttacaaATAGGTATGCAATTATCTGGAATAGCAATGGATAATTTactatacaaaaaaattgaaGACATTTCTATTATGATGGGGGAATATTTCCAAGTTTGTTTTTATTCACTTATACATTTATTCGCTTATTCActtattcatttattcacttattaattttattttacatttttaacaaaattatcTCTTATTTTACAGGCACATGATGACTACTTGGACATTTTTGGAGATTTCACACAAACCGGAAAAATGGGATCGGACATTCAAAACAATAAATTAACTTGGCTATTAATAAAggtgtgcatatatatatataattatacgaattcaattttttcattaaattgggtaattatcattattattattattattattttttttttttttttgcaaaacTTATATTTCCCCCTTTATAATCAGGCCTTCGAATTATGTTCTGAATCGGataaggaaaaaataataaaaaattatgggAAAAATAATGTAGCAAGTGTTAAAATtattgataatatatatgagaaatataatattaaagaacactacaatatatatgaacaaaCCCAAAAGGATAAAATAATCgagtaaataaataaaaataaaaataacataaaatatatatattaactcacttttatttatacataatatttatgtGTATATACACTTGTTCATAAATTTCGTAAACTTATCTATATACCATATTATGGTGTGTGCAATTATCTTTTCAATAAAGCACACACATTTGTTTGTTTGGCTAGTCATTTGTTTGTTTGGCTAGTCATTTGTTTGTTTGGCTAGTCATTTGCTTGTTTGGCTAGTCATTTGTTTGTTTGCCTAGTCATTTGTTTGTTTGCCTAGTCATTTGTTTGTTTGCCTATTCATTTGCCTATGTATTTACCTATTCATTTACCTATTCATTTTCCTACTATTTCCTATTCCCATTTTTAGCGCTATAAACAAGTTACAGCACGAAGGTACCTAAATATAAAACTAGCCAAATATTTTTCCTACACGTCCCGACTGTTGTTTTGTATcgttattaattttttttttgtttttttttttatataggTATAGAGTATGTACTAAAGTACATATTggatatattatttacagGTGCAtaattgttcattttttttttatactatATTATccaacattttatatattaatggatTATGATGGAAACAAATGGAAatttaatgtatatacattaaatCGTATAgatgatatataatataagaCTTGTATGCACACATGTATAATTGAcagtatatatgtatttttttataaataaaataattatcatataaaaatactaATCTGTAAATTTGTAcaatttctatattttacttttattttttactacaTATATAAGCATACaccttatattattatatatgtttaatttttttttttttacaatttatacaataaaaaaacattatatttttgtatgctacaaaatataaaataattttttttttttaattaattta
Above is a window of Plasmodium yoelii strain 17X genome assembly, chromosome: 9 DNA encoding:
- a CDS encoding bifunctional farnesyl/geranylgeranyl diphosphate synthase, putative, yielding MEKEAGGDDADSGLEFFRSMYDKYRDTFLEHINDYALEDHIKQHILKYYKVLFDYNCLGGKNNRGILVILIYEYVKNRDINNSEWEKAACLAWCIEILQASFLVADDIMDKGETRRNKHCWYLLKDVETKNAVNDCLLLSNSIYKLIEIYLGNDACYNDIIATFRDTVLKTIIGQHLDTNIFSNKYTDINKSIDTDNITIPEQAMINTKMINFDVYKNVVVHKTAYYSFFLPITCGMQLSGIAMDNLLYKKIEDISIMMGEYFQAHDDYLDIFGDFTQTGKMGSDIQNNKLTWLLIKAFELCSESDKEKIIKNYGKNNVASVKIIDNIYEKYNIKEHYNIYEQTQKDKIIDAINKLQHEGIEYVLKYILDILFTGA